One Streptosporangium sp. NBC_01495 DNA window includes the following coding sequences:
- the lexA gene encoding transcriptional repressor LexA produces the protein MSQHNENGSAASDLAVRRRDSLGLTPRQRKILEVIRDSVQQRGYPPSMREIGEAVQLTSTSSVSHQLTALQRKGYLRRDPHRPRALEVRLPGEPVLWVDPDSGDDEAPVSRPTAAYVPLVGRIAAGGPILAEESIEDVFALPKQLVGEGTLFLLQVTGDSMIEAAIANGDWVVVRQQPVADNGDVVAAMIDGEATVKTFKRRDGHVWLVPHNPNYDPIPGDEATVLGKVVAVLRKL, from the coding sequence ATGAGCCAGCACAACGAGAACGGTTCGGCCGCCAGCGACCTGGCGGTGCGAAGGCGTGACTCCCTTGGCCTCACCCCCAGGCAGCGGAAGATCCTTGAGGTGATCCGCGACTCCGTGCAGCAGCGCGGCTACCCGCCGTCCATGCGGGAGATCGGCGAGGCGGTGCAGCTCACCAGCACCTCCAGCGTGTCGCACCAGCTGACGGCTTTGCAGCGCAAGGGCTACCTGCGGCGTGATCCGCACCGCCCCCGTGCCCTGGAGGTGCGCCTTCCCGGCGAGCCCGTGCTGTGGGTGGATCCCGACTCCGGCGACGACGAGGCTCCGGTCAGCCGTCCGACCGCCGCCTACGTGCCCCTCGTCGGCCGGATCGCCGCCGGTGGCCCCATCCTCGCCGAGGAGAGCATCGAGGACGTCTTCGCCCTGCCCAAGCAGCTTGTCGGCGAGGGCACACTCTTCCTCCTCCAGGTGACCGGTGACTCGATGATCGAGGCCGCCATCGCCAACGGCGACTGGGTGGTCGTACGCCAGCAGCCGGTCGCCGACAACGGCGACGTGGTCGCGGCGATGATCGACGGCGAGGCCACGGTCAAGACCTTCAAGCGCAGAGACGGCCATGTCTGGCTGGTCCCGCACAACCCCAACTACGACCCGATCCCCGGTGACGAGGCCACCGTGCTCGGCAAGGTCGTCGCGGTCCTCCGCAAGCTCTGA
- a CDS encoding LysM peptidoglycan-binding domain-containing protein, whose protein sequence is MGTRRPGAARRPLRLTRRGRIVAVTVLALFTLAVLWIGGRIDMASAGERAGLEGLPRITVHAGDTLWEIADALTEEADTGPAVRRIMDLNGLSGSEVRPGDRLYLPEGLVPLG, encoded by the coding sequence GTGGGCACTCGCCGTCCCGGTGCCGCCCGGCGGCCACTTCGGCTCACCCGGCGTGGCAGGATCGTGGCGGTGACGGTGCTCGCGCTGTTCACCCTGGCGGTGCTCTGGATCGGCGGGCGCATCGACATGGCCTCGGCGGGCGAGCGGGCGGGTCTTGAGGGCCTGCCGCGGATCACGGTGCACGCGGGCGACACGCTGTGGGAGATAGCGGACGCGTTGACGGAGGAGGCGGACACCGGCCCGGCGGTCCGTCGCATCATGGACCTCAACGGGCTCTCCGGCTCCGAGGTCCGGCCGGGGGATCGGCTCTATCTCCCCGAGGGCCTCGTCCCCCTGGGGTGA
- the nrdR gene encoding transcriptional regulator NrdR: MHCPFCRHLDTRVIDSRATEDGGAIRRRRTCSECGRRFTTQETVLLMVSKRSGVTEPFFRDKVIAGVRRACQGRSVGEDSLAQLGQRVEESIRATGCAEIAAHEVGLAILGPLRELDEVAYLRFASVYRGFETLADFEAEIEQLRAERSTKQD, encoded by the coding sequence GTGCATTGTCCGTTCTGTCGCCATCTGGACACGCGAGTCATCGACAGCCGGGCCACCGAGGACGGTGGGGCCATCCGCCGCAGGCGCACGTGCTCGGAGTGCGGGCGCAGATTCACCACGCAGGAGACCGTCCTGCTCATGGTGAGCAAGCGCAGCGGTGTGACGGAGCCGTTCTTCAGGGACAAGGTGATCGCCGGGGTCCGGCGGGCGTGCCAGGGGCGGTCCGTCGGTGAGGATTCCCTGGCGCAGCTGGGCCAGCGGGTCGAGGAGAGCATCCGGGCCACCGGATGCGCCGAGATCGCGGCTCATGAGGTCGGGCTGGCCATCCTGGGCCCACTCCGCGAGCTGGATGAGGTGGCGTACCTGCGGTTCGCCTCCGTCTATCGGGGGTTCGAGACGCTGGCCGACTTCGAGGCGGAGATCGAGCAGCTCCGCGCGGAGCGCTCCACCAAGCAGGACTGA
- a CDS encoding vitamin B12-dependent ribonucleotide reductase, producing MTETVGAVTRGGKRPRRGLKMKRIFTTPGVHPYDELVWERRDVVMTNWRDGSINFEQRGVEFPRSWSVNAANIVTTKYFRGAVGTPQREWSLKQLIDRVVGVYTRTAVEHGYFAAEEDAEIFDHELKHALVNQVFSFNSPVWFNVGTASPQQVSACFILAVDDQMESILDWYKEEGVIFKGGSGSGVNLSRIRSSKELLSSGGTASGPVSFMRGADASAGTIKSGGATRRAAKMVVLDVDHPDIEEFVETKAREEDKIRALRDAGFDMDLGGKDIVSVQYQNANNSVRVSDEFMRAVENGEEFGLRARLTGEVIEKIDARELFRKMGKAAWECADPGVQYDDTINDWHTSPETGRITASNPCSEYLHLDNSSCNLASINLLKFLKDDETFDIANFVKITELVITAMDVSITFADFPTEKIDQTTRAYRQLGIGYANLGALLMATGHAYDSDGGRAVAGAITSLMTGVSYRRSAELAAVVGPYDGYARNADAHKRVMRKHNDANDALRTFDEIDGAIHREASRQWIECLRLGDKNGYRNAQASLLAPTGTIGLMMDCDTTGIEPDLALVKFKKLVGGGSMQIVNQTIPRALRRLGYQEEQVEAIVEFIAEHGHVVDAPGLRREHYEVFDCAMGERAIAPMGHVRMMAAAQPFLSGAISKTVNLPESATIEDIEQVYMEGWKLGLKALAVYRDNCKVGQPLSASGRKAEEKEAPAEPAIQVVEISRPTRRRMPNQRPSTTTRFTVGGAKGYMTASSYPDDGLGEVFLKMSKQGSTLAGVMDAFSVAISIGLQYGVPLETYVGKFVNMRFDPAGMTDDPDVRIAASVMDYIFRRLALDHLPYDDRAALGIFSASERAAQQRGEDPAPIHTDEVIAELATSAPIEEPQPRPEAAPAEAPRVGSLESHQGRTADAPLCMTCGTKMRPAGSCYVCEGCGSTSGCS from the coding sequence ATGACGGAGACTGTCGGCGCGGTGACACGCGGGGGCAAGAGGCCACGTAGGGGCCTGAAGATGAAGCGCATCTTCACCACGCCAGGTGTGCACCCCTATGACGAGCTGGTCTGGGAGCGCCGTGACGTCGTCATGACCAACTGGCGTGACGGCTCGATCAACTTCGAGCAGCGCGGTGTCGAGTTCCCCCGCTCGTGGTCGGTCAACGCCGCGAACATCGTGACCACCAAGTACTTCCGCGGCGCGGTCGGCACCCCGCAGCGGGAGTGGAGCCTCAAGCAGCTGATCGACCGGGTGGTGGGCGTCTACACGCGTACGGCGGTCGAGCACGGCTACTTCGCCGCCGAAGAGGACGCCGAGATCTTCGACCACGAGCTCAAGCACGCCCTGGTCAACCAGGTCTTCAGCTTCAACTCGCCCGTCTGGTTCAACGTCGGCACCGCGTCGCCGCAGCAGGTCAGCGCCTGCTTCATCCTGGCCGTCGACGACCAGATGGAGTCGATCCTCGACTGGTACAAGGAAGAGGGTGTGATCTTCAAGGGAGGTTCGGGCTCCGGCGTCAACCTCTCCAGGATCCGTTCCTCCAAGGAGCTGCTCTCCAGCGGCGGCACCGCCAGCGGCCCGGTCTCCTTCATGCGCGGCGCCGACGCCTCCGCGGGCACCATCAAGTCCGGGGGCGCCACCCGCCGCGCCGCCAAGATGGTCGTCCTCGACGTCGACCACCCCGACATCGAGGAGTTCGTCGAGACCAAGGCGCGCGAGGAGGACAAGATCCGCGCCCTCCGCGACGCCGGGTTCGACATGGACCTGGGCGGCAAGGACATCGTCTCCGTCCAGTACCAGAACGCCAACAACTCCGTGCGCGTCTCCGACGAGTTCATGCGCGCGGTGGAGAACGGCGAGGAGTTCGGCCTGCGCGCCCGCCTCACCGGCGAGGTCATCGAGAAGATCGACGCCAGAGAGCTGTTCCGCAAGATGGGCAAGGCCGCGTGGGAGTGCGCCGACCCCGGTGTCCAGTACGACGACACGATCAACGACTGGCACACCAGCCCGGAGACGGGCCGCATCACCGCCAGCAACCCCTGCTCGGAATACCTGCACCTGGACAACTCCTCGTGCAACCTGGCGAGCATCAACCTGCTGAAGTTCCTGAAGGACGACGAGACCTTCGACATCGCGAACTTCGTGAAGATCACCGAGCTGGTCATCACCGCGATGGACGTCTCCATCACCTTCGCCGACTTCCCCACCGAGAAGATCGACCAGACCACCCGCGCCTACCGCCAGCTGGGCATCGGCTACGCCAACCTCGGCGCGCTGCTCATGGCCACCGGCCACGCCTACGACTCCGACGGCGGCCGGGCGGTCGCCGGGGCGATCACCTCGCTGATGACCGGCGTCTCCTACCGCCGCAGCGCCGAGCTGGCCGCGGTCGTGGGCCCGTACGACGGTTACGCCCGCAACGCCGACGCGCACAAGCGGGTCATGCGCAAGCACAACGACGCGAACGACGCCCTGCGCACGTTCGACGAGATCGACGGGGCCATCCACCGAGAGGCCTCCAGGCAGTGGATCGAGTGCCTGCGGCTCGGTGACAAGAACGGCTACCGCAACGCCCAGGCCTCGCTCCTCGCCCCGACCGGCACCATCGGCCTGATGATGGACTGCGACACCACCGGCATCGAGCCCGACCTCGCCCTGGTCAAGTTCAAGAAGCTCGTCGGCGGCGGCTCCATGCAGATCGTCAACCAGACGATTCCCCGCGCGCTGCGGCGGCTCGGCTACCAGGAGGAGCAGGTCGAGGCGATCGTCGAGTTCATCGCCGAGCACGGCCACGTCGTCGACGCCCCCGGCCTGCGGCGCGAGCACTACGAGGTGTTCGACTGCGCCATGGGCGAGCGCGCGATCGCTCCCATGGGTCACGTCCGCATGATGGCCGCGGCCCAGCCGTTCCTGTCCGGGGCCATCTCCAAGACGGTCAACCTTCCCGAGTCCGCGACGATCGAGGACATCGAGCAGGTCTACATGGAGGGCTGGAAGCTCGGCCTGAAGGCCCTGGCCGTCTACCGCGACAACTGCAAGGTCGGCCAGCCCCTCTCGGCCTCGGGCAGGAAGGCCGAGGAGAAGGAGGCACCCGCCGAGCCGGCGATCCAGGTCGTGGAGATCAGCCGCCCGACCCGGCGCCGGATGCCGAACCAGCGCCCCAGCACCACCACCCGCTTCACCGTGGGCGGCGCCAAGGGCTACATGACCGCCTCGTCCTACCCCGACGACGGCCTCGGCGAGGTCTTCCTGAAGATGTCCAAGCAGGGCTCGACCCTCGCGGGCGTCATGGACGCGTTCTCGGTGGCCATCTCCATCGGGCTGCAGTACGGGGTGCCGCTGGAGACGTACGTCGGCAAGTTCGTCAACATGCGCTTCGACCCGGCCGGCATGACCGACGACCCGGACGTCCGCATCGCCGCCTCGGTGATGGACTACATCTTCCGCCGCCTGGCCCTGGACCACCTGCCCTACGACGACCGCGCCGCCCTCGGGATCTTCTCCGCCTCCGAGCGCGCCGCCCAGCAGCGCGGTGAGGACCCGGCCCCGATCCACACCGACGAGGTCATCGCCGAACTCGCCACCTCGGCCCCCATCGAGGAGCCGCAGCCCCGCCCCGAGGCGGCACCCGCGGAGGCTCCTCGGGTCGGCTCCCTGGAGTCCCACCAGGGTCGCACCGCCGACGCGCCGCTCTGCATGACCTGCGGCACCAAGATGCGCCCCGCCGGTAGCTGCTACGTCTGCGAGGGCTGCGGCTCCACCAGCGGCTGCAGCTGA
- a CDS encoding outer membrane protein assembly factor BamB family protein, producing MIGKTLWERQLHQRGSASALAVTEALVVVHERHTRLVCLDRHDCSVRWDVPIGTWPRAVVVAGDRCLVLPQDTDQLFCLDLTTGSTVWRAGLPQYSGHVVATAETVVVGGWRGYTPMFAFNLKDGRLLWRTQRRMATVRPLPWNDGMLLGDGSEAWSMDPRDGRELDRWRLPEPLVETDDHPAFTMIGPDRCLVSCGPRSVASIRLSSGLVERFFHHDADLSSSAAEFTGGVVWLRERGAGYLAVDPEDGSALWNVDVRQPLVGEVVRDGEGFVVAGAGGALFRLRSDGHILERSSSVTRVAALRDLGAGKMLMVTRGTLRMIAIDHACEVDPVSTTPGPGLPGFQTSGQLRRLGGSMAPKLR from the coding sequence ATGATCGGAAAGACGCTGTGGGAGCGGCAGCTTCATCAGAGGGGTTCCGCTTCGGCGCTGGCGGTGACGGAAGCTCTCGTCGTCGTCCATGAGCGCCACACCCGGCTTGTCTGCCTGGACCGCCACGACTGCTCGGTCCGATGGGACGTTCCGATCGGAACCTGGCCGCGTGCCGTCGTGGTCGCCGGTGATCGTTGCCTGGTTCTGCCGCAGGACACCGACCAGCTGTTCTGTCTCGATCTCACGACGGGATCCACGGTGTGGCGTGCCGGGTTGCCGCAATACTCCGGGCATGTCGTGGCCACCGCGGAGACGGTCGTCGTCGGCGGCTGGCGGGGTTACACGCCCATGTTCGCCTTCAACTTGAAAGACGGGCGGCTTCTGTGGCGGACACAGCGGCGCATGGCCACGGTGCGTCCTCTGCCCTGGAACGACGGCATGCTGCTGGGAGACGGCTCGGAAGCGTGGTCAATGGATCCACGAGACGGCAGGGAACTGGACCGCTGGCGGCTGCCGGAGCCATTGGTCGAAACCGACGATCATCCGGCGTTCACCATGATCGGCCCTGACCGGTGCCTGGTGTCGTGCGGCCCGCGATCCGTCGCGAGCATTCGATTGTCATCGGGTCTCGTCGAGCGGTTCTTCCATCATGATGCCGACCTCTCGTCCTCGGCCGCCGAGTTCACCGGCGGTGTGGTGTGGTTGCGAGAGCGAGGGGCCGGTTATCTCGCCGTCGACCCCGAAGACGGATCGGCGTTGTGGAACGTGGACGTCAGGCAGCCACTCGTCGGTGAGGTGGTTCGAGACGGCGAGGGGTTCGTGGTGGCCGGCGCGGGCGGTGCGCTCTTTCGCCTGCGGTCTGACGGACACATCCTGGAGCGGTCCTCGTCGGTCACCAGGGTGGCCGCGTTGCGAGACCTTGGAGCGGGGAAGATGCTCATGGTGACCAGGGGAACCCTGAGGATGATCGCCATCGACCATGCCTGCGAGGTGGATCCGGTGAGCACGACACCCGGGCCTGGGCTACCCGGATTTCAGACTTCCGGCCAGCTGCGACGGCTCGGCGGTTCGATGGCTCCCAAGCTCCGATGA
- a CDS encoding TetR/AcrR family transcriptional regulator, with translation MPPAFSEEERARIIERLLDTATRLFPTQGLRKTSLEELTTPAGIAKSSIYAFYDSKEDLYFEVMLRQYEGVRRRVIDEGLNRGTDTRDRLRRFLRATVVELDTNPLYRRLMSHPEEMAAVAAKLTPERMAAAEDGPMADLLQFLDTHLEGDPQVLLGVLRAVLLTPLYAEHLDADIYPSVMDRLIDAVTEGLTSC, from the coding sequence ATGCCGCCGGCGTTCTCCGAGGAAGAGCGGGCGCGGATCATCGAGCGGTTGCTCGACACCGCCACCCGCCTCTTCCCGACCCAGGGCCTGCGCAAGACGTCACTGGAAGAGCTGACGACCCCTGCGGGCATCGCCAAGTCCTCGATCTACGCCTTCTACGACTCCAAGGAGGACCTCTACTTCGAGGTCATGCTGCGGCAGTACGAGGGGGTGCGGCGGCGCGTGATCGACGAAGGGCTCAACCGCGGCACCGACACCCGCGACCGCCTGCGGCGCTTCCTGCGCGCCACGGTCGTCGAACTCGACACCAACCCGCTCTACCGGCGGCTGATGTCCCACCCCGAGGAGATGGCCGCAGTCGCCGCCAAGCTCACCCCCGAGCGGATGGCCGCCGCCGAGGACGGCCCGATGGCCGATCTGCTCCAGTTCCTCGACACCCATCTGGAAGGCGATCCGCAGGTACTGCTCGGCGTGCTGCGCGCGGTCCTGCTGACCCCGCTGTACGCCGAACACCTGGACGCCGACATCTATCCGTCCGTGATGGACCGCCTGATCGATGCTGTCACAGAAGGGCTCACCTCATGCTGA
- a CDS encoding alpha/beta fold hydrolase, which translates to MLNDLPYLSAGEGPPLVVPLYTPQAANPRGLARWSTMRLVRPFTEHFTVYVVNRRPGLPPGTTMTDLAAVYAQAIRTTFEAPVNMLAISTGGSIALQLAADHPGLVDRLVLAGTACTLGPIGRRAQRAYIERARQGRRPSPALAEVVTESTIGRRLLEGLLWLSDSGHEDHTDAAVVLDAEDGFDLRGRLHDIKATTLLIQGDKDLVYPLELARQTVEGIPDAQLVVYPGRSHSGTFTDKRFAPDALAFLTDS; encoded by the coding sequence ATGCTGAACGACCTGCCGTACCTGTCGGCCGGTGAAGGACCACCCCTGGTCGTCCCGCTCTACACCCCGCAAGCGGCCAACCCGAGAGGCTTGGCGCGCTGGTCCACGATGCGGCTGGTGCGACCGTTCACCGAGCATTTCACCGTCTACGTCGTCAATCGCCGACCTGGGCTGCCACCGGGCACGACGATGACCGACCTCGCCGCCGTCTACGCGCAGGCGATCAGAACCACCTTCGAGGCCCCGGTGAACATGCTGGCCATCTCCACCGGCGGATCCATCGCCCTCCAACTCGCCGCCGACCATCCCGGCCTGGTCGACCGCCTCGTCCTGGCCGGCACGGCCTGCACCCTCGGCCCCATCGGCAGGCGAGCCCAGCGCGCCTACATCGAGCGCGCACGCCAAGGTAGGCGGCCGAGCCCCGCGCTGGCCGAGGTCGTCACGGAATCGACGATCGGCCGAAGGCTGCTCGAAGGCCTGCTGTGGCTGTCTGACAGCGGCCACGAAGACCACACCGACGCCGCCGTCGTCCTCGACGCCGAGGACGGCTTCGACCTGCGTGGACGGCTGCACGACATCAAGGCGACCACGCTGCTGATCCAGGGCGACAAGGACCTGGTCTACCCGCTGGAACTGGCCCGGCAGACGGTGGAAGGCATCCCGGACGCCCAACTCGTCGTCTACCCGGGCCGAAGCCACAGCGGCACGTTCACCGACAAACGGTTCGCCCCGGACGCCCTGGCCTTCCTGACGGACAGTTGA
- a CDS encoding phosphotransferase: protein MPRTALPRILLAGAMIAFPVAAAQVSDRVQHWHQVWDLDTMGVSLLREDGMEASEVRRAVEAGRATASALGLQVDDVVVINNSDRIVLRLVPCDVLARVAPSAHRAGSRFEVEVARRLAEVDGPVAELEPRVEPRVYLRDAFAISLWTYYEPVGSEIAPAHYADALMRHHAALRKVDLEAPHVTERIAGALREVVDREQTPALPGPDRELLSDTLGSLSAAISSGEAAEQLLHGEPHPGNLLKTRRGPLFVDLATCCRGPIEFDLAHAPEEVGEHYPGADHDLIHQCRAVMWALFATWRWRRDDQFPDRQYWRVEGLNRVRAALDRYGPDRA from the coding sequence ATGCCGCGTACCGCCCTGCCGCGGATCCTCCTCGCGGGAGCGATGATCGCATTTCCGGTCGCTGCCGCCCAGGTTTCGGATCGCGTACAGCACTGGCACCAGGTCTGGGACCTGGACACGATGGGAGTGTCGCTATTGAGGGAGGACGGTATGGAGGCATCGGAAGTCCGTCGCGCGGTTGAGGCCGGGAGGGCGACCGCTTCCGCCCTGGGCCTTCAGGTCGACGACGTGGTCGTCATCAACAACTCGGACCGCATCGTGTTGCGCCTGGTCCCCTGCGATGTTCTTGCTCGGGTCGCACCCTCAGCGCATCGAGCCGGCTCCCGGTTCGAAGTAGAGGTTGCTCGCCGTCTCGCCGAAGTCGACGGTCCGGTGGCTGAGCTTGAGCCTCGGGTCGAACCCCGAGTCTATTTGCGTGACGCCTTCGCCATCTCGCTCTGGACCTACTACGAACCGGTGGGATCAGAGATCGCACCGGCCCACTATGCAGACGCGCTCATGCGGCACCATGCCGCCCTACGCAAGGTCGATCTGGAGGCACCGCACGTCACCGAGCGAATCGCCGGCGCGCTGAGAGAGGTGGTCGACCGAGAGCAGACTCCGGCGCTGCCCGGCCCCGACCGGGAACTCCTCAGCGACACACTCGGTAGCCTGAGCGCCGCGATCAGCAGCGGGGAAGCCGCCGAGCAGTTGTTGCACGGCGAGCCGCACCCGGGCAACCTGCTCAAGACGAGGAGAGGGCCGCTCTTCGTGGACCTCGCGACGTGCTGCCGTGGGCCGATCGAGTTTGACCTCGCCCATGCCCCCGAAGAAGTTGGAGAGCACTATCCGGGGGCTGACCACGATCTGATTCACCAGTGCCGCGCCGTGATGTGGGCGTTGTTCGCGACCTGGCGCTGGCGCCGAGACGACCAGTTTCCCGACAGGCAGTACTGGAGAGTGGAGGGGCTCAACCGGGTTCGAGCCGCACTCGATCGCTACGGACCGGACCGGGCCTGA
- a CDS encoding nuclear transport factor 2 family protein, translating to MTDPTETEHNRKLVLEGFAEFAKGNVDILRTLVREDFVEHSPGNPSGRDAFIDFIAHSPVAGARLELKRVIADGQYVVVHYLMITSDDERGTAVVDIWRLEDGLIVEHWDVVQPVPDPAEIPNGMF from the coding sequence ATGACAGACCCCACTGAGACGGAACACAACAGGAAGCTCGTGCTCGAAGGCTTCGCGGAGTTCGCGAAGGGCAACGTGGACATCCTGCGCACCCTGGTGCGGGAGGACTTCGTCGAGCACAGCCCGGGTAACCCCTCCGGCCGGGACGCGTTCATCGACTTCATCGCGCACAGCCCGGTGGCAGGCGCCCGGCTGGAGCTCAAGCGCGTCATCGCCGACGGGCAGTACGTGGTCGTGCACTACCTCATGATCACGTCGGACGACGAGCGCGGAACCGCGGTCGTCGACATCTGGCGGCTGGAGGACGGACTGATCGTCGAGCACTGGGACGTCGTCCAACCTGTGCCAGACCCCGCGGAGATCCCCAACGGGATGTTCTGA
- a CDS encoding helix-turn-helix transcriptional regulator — MSADRPVGELLREWRRRRHLSQLDLAIQAGVSSRHVSFVETGRTTPSRRMVLHLAEHLQVPLRERNRLLVVAGYAPVFRERPLDAPDLTAAREALRQILRGHEPNPALVVDHRWNLILANSAADVFLDGVAPALLEPPVNMMRLGLHPEGFAPRLLNLEQVRGFLLPRLARQMHRTGDPHLSDLHAELVSYGVPDQLEPPDPADIALPVRIRHRGVDLSFFSTITTFGAAFDITLEEVAVEAYFPADMSTTLALRGGTGSAAPDTAPSEQAHLGNGGGSPRGIRRS, encoded by the coding sequence ATGTCAGCGGACCGGCCCGTCGGTGAGCTCCTGCGTGAGTGGCGCCGTCGTAGGCATCTGAGCCAGCTCGATCTGGCCATCCAGGCGGGGGTTTCCAGCCGCCACGTCAGCTTCGTCGAGACCGGCCGTACGACTCCCAGCCGCCGGATGGTCCTGCACCTGGCCGAACACCTTCAGGTTCCGCTGCGAGAGCGCAACCGGCTCCTGGTCGTCGCGGGATACGCGCCGGTCTTCCGGGAGCGCCCGCTGGACGCCCCGGATCTGACCGCGGCGCGAGAGGCCCTGCGACAGATCCTGCGCGGGCATGAGCCGAATCCGGCGCTGGTGGTGGATCACCGCTGGAACCTGATACTCGCCAACTCCGCCGCCGACGTGTTCCTGGACGGTGTCGCCCCCGCCCTGCTCGAACCACCGGTCAACATGATGCGCCTGGGCCTGCATCCCGAGGGCTTCGCACCCCGTCTGCTCAATCTGGAGCAGGTACGCGGATTCCTGCTGCCACGGCTGGCACGACAGATGCACCGGACCGGGGATCCCCATTTGAGCGATCTCCACGCGGAGCTGGTCTCCTACGGCGTTCCCGATCAGCTTGAGCCGCCGGATCCGGCGGACATCGCGCTGCCCGTCCGGATCCGGCATCGAGGAGTCGACCTGAGTTTCTTCAGCACGATCACCACGTTCGGCGCCGCTTTCGACATCACGCTCGAAGAGGTCGCGGTCGAGGCCTACTTCCCTGCGGACATGTCCACCACCCTCGCACTACGCGGCGGCACCGGGTCGGCGGCCCCGGATACCGCACCCTCCGAACAGGCGCACCTGGGAAACGGCGGAGGATCTCCACGTGGCATTCGACGGTCGTGA
- a CDS encoding tautomerase family protein, whose amino-acid sequence MPMIDLTMPSGTLTDDGKAELMETLTRTLLKWEGAEPGNKAAESIAWTFLHEPSLVTVAGRPVRQPHYRVVLGVPQATLDDDAKAGLVAEVTERILRAEKNGRDPAPEDGFRVWVIVNEITDGNWGGAGRIFRLADILAFAGAGEKEIERRTARLHRPDVPARKTTP is encoded by the coding sequence ATGCCCATGATCGACCTCACGATGCCGAGCGGCACGCTCACGGATGACGGCAAGGCCGAGCTCATGGAGACCCTCACACGCACCCTTCTGAAGTGGGAGGGCGCGGAGCCGGGAAACAAGGCGGCCGAGTCGATCGCCTGGACCTTCCTGCACGAGCCGTCGCTGGTCACGGTGGCGGGCCGTCCCGTGCGGCAACCCCACTACCGGGTCGTGCTCGGGGTGCCGCAGGCCACGCTCGACGACGACGCCAAGGCGGGCCTGGTCGCGGAGGTGACCGAGCGGATCCTCCGCGCCGAGAAGAACGGCCGGGATCCCGCACCCGAGGACGGCTTCCGCGTCTGGGTGATCGTGAACGAGATCACCGACGGCAACTGGGGCGGCGCCGGCCGCATCTTCCGGCTGGCCGACATCCTCGCCTTCGCGGGAGCGGGCGAGAAGGAGATCGAGCGGCGCACGGCCCGGCTTCACCGACCGGACGTACCGGCAAGGAAAACTACCCCATGA
- a CDS encoding winged helix-turn-helix transcriptional regulator, with product MDAMRRTRFDNWPCSIARTVDLVGDWWTPLVMREAFYGARRFEEFQQRLGVSRNVLTQRLDRLVDEDMLTRLPYQERPTRHEYRLTDKGRDFFTVLAAMIRWGDRWLTDPDGPPVELRDRETGLSVEIEVIDTRTGRPIDVRQVIPTPGPGLPQDLAEQLLDRHRRR from the coding sequence ATGGATGCCATGCGCCGAACCCGCTTCGACAACTGGCCGTGCTCGATCGCTCGCACCGTCGACCTCGTCGGCGACTGGTGGACGCCCCTCGTCATGCGCGAGGCGTTCTACGGCGCTCGCCGTTTCGAGGAGTTCCAGCAGCGGCTGGGGGTGAGCCGTAACGTCCTCACCCAGCGCCTTGATCGCCTCGTCGACGAGGACATGCTCACGCGCCTGCCCTACCAGGAGCGGCCGACGCGTCACGAATATCGGCTGACCGACAAGGGGCGCGACTTCTTCACGGTGCTCGCCGCGATGATCCGCTGGGGAGACCGTTGGCTGACGGATCCCGATGGGCCACCTGTTGAACTGCGTGACCGCGAGACGGGCCTGTCGGTCGAGATCGAAGTGATCGACACGAGGACGGGCCGGCCGATCGACGTGCGTCAGGTCATCCCGACGCCGGGCCCGGGACTTCCCCAGGATCTCGCCGAACAGCTGCTAGACCGCCATCGCCGCCGGTGA